The Nostoc sp. 'Lobaria pulmonaria (5183) cyanobiont' DNA window AACTTCTTTAAGTTTACGGTTAACTAAAATATCTAAATCAACTGCTAACCGATCTGCCAACTCTAGCCCTAAAAGTCCACGAATTGCATCTACTACAAGTGGTGGTGGTGTTTCCTGTTCTGCGAGTTCTTTAACCTGTTCACCGTCAAAGAGAAATAAGTTAGAAATCCCTAATGGCAGGAGATTTTCAATATATTCATCCCAGATATTAACTAAAGCATCAGGCCATGTATCACTGTCACCTAAAATACCTAATGTATCTTTACCATCTTTAGGATTTTTTGTCCAACTACGCACAACACGGTATTTTATTGGTTTATCGTTTTCAATATGTTCAAAAAGTAATTCAATACGCGTGTCTGCAACTGGATCTATTCTCTTGGAAAGTTGCTCCTCTTGGGGAGACCCCATCGCTTTTAGCGTCTCCCCTTGGGAGAAGACCGCACTTTCCGCTTTGTTGTTAACACATTGATTGAGAAAATCGTTATAACTTAAATTACCACGGGTAGAACATTGGGCACGGGGGCCATAAAGAGCAAGACGAATGGCATCCATAAGCGTAGTTTTTCCGCCGCCATTCATGCCACCTAATAGGATAATTGGACGCGAGTTTTCTTCATCAACTTTTGGGTTAAGATTGATTACCTGTTTCCCACTGTATGGGCCAAAGTTTTGTAATACGAGTTCAAGAAATATCATAATTTTTAAGATTATTAAATACCAGTTAAAAGTTTGTAGTGAAGGCTTCAGCCCTCTGGTGCGTCCGCTACCCGAACAAAATAGGGCTGAAGCCCTCACTACGAGCAAATGTAAATTATTTACATTGCGTAATATAGTTTTATTTATTCTTGCATATCATACAATTGCGTAAAATTTGACTTCATTTTTCTTCAACCCACTTTCGCGCAGCCTCCCGTAGGGAAGGAAAGGTGGGTTTCGTCTGTGTAGCCGGGATTTGCAATCGCCGGGTTTCTTCTTATTCTTCTAAATCTTCCTTTTTAAATTTCATACTTGCCCAAGTTACCTGTTCATCACTTTCACTTTCACCTTCATCTACTTCATTGATTGCTGCAACATCGCCCAAAGTCATCTGCTTGACTTTTGCAACGTCACCTTGACTAACTGCTTCGCTTAATTCGCGTTTCAAACGAGCATTTTTAATTGCATCTTCTGGAGAACGGGAACTGGTATTAAAACATTTTTCTAGAGTTTCATATATTCCCACGCGACGAGTCTTTTTGCGATACTGGCGTTCTGTGTCTAACAATTTTGCCATGAGTTCCAAGTGCATCGCATCACCTTCACAGATTTCTTCTAATACTATCCATTCATCACGACCTAGTAGGCTATAGTCAGCACCAGGACGGGGGTCTTGAAATTCTTCGCCAGTCACTTCTTGATAAATCCGGGGTAAGCTATCATCAAATTCGTGTTTTTCTTCTAGCCAAATACGGCGAATTTCGCTCATTTCTTCTAGAGTAATTAGGGTGATGTCGCGCATATTTTCTGGCGCTGTCCGACGGGTTTTTGTTTGCGCTTCTAATAATCGTCTGAGCCAATGCTCACGCCAATATTTGGTATAAGGCCCATGAATTGGTTCAATACAGGCTTCACCATCTACATGACGCTCAAAAAGTTGGACTTCTCCCCAGATGCGACGGAAGTCTCTTTTATCGCGGTCATCTCTATTATCTAATTCATTGCGGATATCTAATAGAGGCTGCATCCATTCTTTCTCTTGATCATTTTGAATCATTGCCTCCATTGATTTATCCTTAGTAACAATTGTGCAAACCCAGCATCCAAATCGGGAATCACCACAGCTAGGAGTAGAAGTATCAACAACTAGTGGGCATTCATTATCGGCTGTTGCACCTCGATACATAGTGAACAAGTCTTTGTTGCTATATTCCCAAGGGTTTTGCCACTGATTTAGGTAAATCCAAACTTCATCAGTACGCCAATCTTCGATGGGGCTATAAATTAAAGAATTAGGTAAGCTTGCACTATGGTAAAGCAGGGATGTAGGTGAACTTGAATCAGAAACGAGGCGATCTTTTAGGCTACCTGCTTGATGTTTTTCCATTGAGATAGCACGTTTGATACTTTCAGCCTTACGCGTACCTAAAACAAGAATAACTTCCCCATTTACTCTAACCACATCACGGATAAAGCGGTTAGAAGGATGAATTTTCAGACGGTCTGTACACCAACGAAATTTTCCTCGCGGCGTTGGATAACCTTTACCAATCAAGCTTACCCAGAATGTCTCTTTGATTTCTGGTTGTAATAAATGGGGTTCAATTGGCATTTTCTGTTCTTTAGCAGTAACCCTCATCCTTTCTAAGGATTTGCGTACCCAAACAGAGACTACAGGGTTTTCTACCAGTGTGTCAGTTGTAATAACATGAATTGTCTTTTTTCGCTTTTCAACTGGTAGTCCTGCGATCGCATTCCAGATAAGCTGTAAAGTGGCAGTACTATCTTTTCCGCCCGAATACCCCACCACCCAAGGTATCTCATCTAAACAATACAATTCTTGAATTTCAGTCGTGAGAGCTTGGATAGAGTCCACTAACTCTGCTACAGTACGTGCTTGCTGAACTTTATTTTCTGGTTGTTGTGCTGTAGTCATTTCTCGTTCTCTCTAGAAACACTGGCATAATATCCGGGCGAATAGAATTCGCGCCTATACAGACAAAACCCACCTCCGTGGGTTTAAGAAAAGTTTTTAAAAACTTTACTACTAATATCCAATTTTTTGGATAATTAAACGACATAATCCTATTCTGTTTTTAAAATTTAACATGAAAGATAGTACATCTGACCCAACTGCTGACATCGCTAGAGAGTACCTGGAACGAGAAAACAAGGAAAAACAGGTACTAGCTTTACTCCTGGAGAAGTTTTTAGGGAGAAAAGATCAGATTCTCGTTCAAAAAACCCAGATGGGTGGTACTGAGGCTTATGTTAGCTCTGTTACATTGGAATGGTTTGCTGGTCGTGTTCACTTTGCCTCTGGCTTACCTCTGTTTCAGAAAAAGTACAATCCAGAGACAGATAATGTCGAGATAGATGCGGATAGCATTGATGAAATTCAGCAGCGTCCCCTTGATTGGTCACGTCAAGCGCCGCTAGTGCAGTATTTAGCCGCTCGACAAAATCACAAATTTCCACCAGTGCTGGTGGTGATTAATCAACCGTGGGTAGATAATCCCAAAGCTGCTGAGTGGGATAGTGAAGGACGCGCCACAAAGTCTACTACTGATTTTATACCTCTAGATAAAGACGGCAAAGTAGGTTTGCTAAATATTTCTGAGGATGATGTGACTATTTATGCATTAGATGGTCAACACCGATTAATGGGTGTACAGGGGTTGATGGAGTTAATTAAAACTCGTAAACTCCAGCGCTATAAAAAAGATAAAGGTGTTGATGACAGTTTTATTACAGTCAATGATTTGATTGACAAGTACCAAGTAGACCTTGCTTACTTGCAAAATTTACCCAAGGAAAAAATTGGTATTGAGTTCATCTGTGCGGTAGCGGCTGGGGAAACTCGCACCCAAGCGAGGCGGAGGGTGAGATCGATTTTTGTTCATGTCAACCTGATGGCTGCACCCTTGACTAAAGGTCAGCTAACACAGTTGAATGAAGATGATGGTTTTGCGATCGTTGCTAGAAAAATTGCAGTTACACATCCACTATTAGAACAACGACAAGAGCGCAATCCCCGTGTCAATTGGAATAGTGCAACAGTGGCTTCCAATTCTACAGTTTTAACGACTTTGCAAGCTCTGCAAGATATGTCTGAGCGATATTTGGGTCAAAAGTTCCCTCACTGGAAACCCTTGGAGAAAGGTTTAATTCCCATGCGTCCAGAGGATGAAGAACTTGAGCAGGGAATTAAGGAATTCAGCAAGCTATTTGATTCTTTAGCTAGTCTTTCCAGTTATAAAATTTTAGAACACGAGGATACAGCAGCTTTACGGCGGTTCAGCTTTGAGAAAGATGGAGGTGAAGGAAATATGCTTTTCCGTCCGGTTGCTCAAGTTGCATTAGCGCAAGCTTTGGGAATTTTGGTATTTAAAAAAGGTTTTTCCCTAGCAGATATTTTTAAGAAACTGCGGAAGTTTGACCAGCAAGGCGGCTTTAGTGGTATGGAATATCCCCAATCTCTCTGGTATGGGGTTTTGTACGACCCAAATAAAAAGCGGGTGCAGGTTGCTGGACGAGATTTGGCGGCGAAGTTATTGGTTTACATCTTGGGTGGAGTTCAGGAACAGATGGAACGTGCTGAACTTCGTAAGGCTTTAGCGGATGCTAGGACTGTGGAAGATAAAACTATAGGTTTTGATGGCAAGTTTGTTGAACCGAAAGCGGTAGGACTTCCACCTATCTTGTAATTATGCTTGAAATATATTTTGGCGATGCCATTGCAACGCTTCCAGTTCTGGAAAGTGTTGCTCTGTATTTGGTAGAAGTATTGTTTCACCATGAAAATATTTCATCGGTTTAGCATGGGGAGATACTTCTTCCAAATCATTACTAACTATGATTTTGTATTGCTCATCTACAGCAAACCAACCCCTATCAAATGCCCAATGATGATTTTTGCAAAGAGCAATTCCATTATTAATTTTACTATTATAAAACTGTGAGAATGGCTTGATGTGTGCGCCATCCACAATATTTTGATTTGCTTTTTTAGTTACTTTGAGTCCACAAAAGGCACATCTGTAATCATAAATATGTATAATTGCTGTCCGAAAGAAAGCATTTCTAATAACTGCTCGTTTCCACCTCAATCTAGGATTAATATCTAAATTTCCTGTTTCAATTAATTTTTCTATCTCTACTAGGTCATCTTGGAAAGTTTGATTAATTTGTAAAAAAGTTTCTATATTATTTTTATTATCAGAAAAGAAAGCTGCTACAAGTGCGTCAATTAGTTCTTTTCTGGAAAATTCATCTTGCAAAAAATTAAATAATTCACTGTCTAAATATGCGTATTCAACAGCCTCTTTTAGTTTGTTAATTGTTTTTGGTTGCAACCCATTAAATTCAGGCTTAAATTTTAAGTACCAAAAACCCTCATTTTGCAGATGAAAGAAGGGATAGTGTAAACCACCTTTGTAAGACGAAGAACCGATTACATTCCAATACCTCTCAAATATTTGAATCAATTCGTCTGAAACTGGAATCTCATTAATAGTAATGACACCTCGTGCAATCAAATCAATTACAGATAAAAGTAATATTGGTTTATATTTAGCATTACCACGCTTCCGGCTATTACTCACATTTAATTCAGCAAATGTTTGACAATAATACGCTATATTTTTCATATTTAATAGCTTAATTAAGCAAGCAAAAAAATCAATTTAAGAATTTACTCAGGTCAAACTCTTCTTCTAGCTGTTCTTTTGTTCCTCTTTCAGAAATTAGGACTAATAGAAGTCGCTCTGAGTAGTCAACAGAACCCCGCAACTCGTTTTGTAAAATTTCCAGCCCTCCATTAGCATATTCTTCAAATATTTGAGTACGTTTATCTTCGTCTTGTTCTTCTCTAGATGAGACTATGTTAATATCTTGAGTTTCATTAATTCCTAATAATTTAATGATTAGGTCATATCCCAATGAAGCAAAATTTTCTTGTGGAATTGGAGATGGTTCTCTTTTTGTGGTTTCCCCCAAAGGAACGCGCTTTTTATATTTAACGCCTAATGCTGCTGCAAACACCATAATTTCTACATAAGTCTGAAAAGGCCCAGTTGTGTCTTTTGATGCGACTAGAGATTTCACCAACTCAGCTTTATCTTTAGCAACCCTGATTCTATTTGCAGCCATAATATTAATATTTACATTGTTACCATCCTAACCGACAGGTAAAAGCGATCACTACGCTTACGCACTTGCCAAGGTATGATTTTATGATAGTATGCAGGCGATCGCTATATCTTTTAATTAGTTAGGGATAAGCTCAATTTCACCATCTTCTCTTCCCTCCGTGTCCTCTGCGCCTTGGCGGTTCGTTTCTCCAAAACTTATATTGAAAACTGAACATCCTCATAAACCAAAGAAATAGGAAAGTGAAAATCAACACTAGTTAAATGAACTTCATCCCCTTCTTCATAAGGATGTAACTCCCAGATTCCTCTCTCATTTAACCGAAAACAATCTAAACTAATTTTTTCAGCGTCAATGAGGACATATTCTTGTAAAGTCTGAATACGGCGATACTGAATAAATTTACGACCTCTGTCGTAAGCTTCTGTACTAGGAGAGAGAACTTCGACAATTAGACAAGGATACTGAATAAATTTAATCGCTTGTCTGTCCCGTTCATCACAACTCACCACAACATCTGGATAGTGAAACGGCCCGTTTTCAGATACACCTACTTTTGCATCCGCCATAAAAGCGCGACACGAACTACCTCGTAAGTGGCTTTTTAACGCCGAAGCCAAATTGAGAGCAATAGTAGTATGGGGAATTGTACCCCCAGTCATGGCGAAAACTTCACCATTGATATATTCGTATTTAATATCTTGGTGTTCTTCCCATTCCAAGTATTCCTGGGCAGTCATATACTTTCCGTCTGGACTCGCAACCATAACTTCATCCTTTAAACATTACGTTCAACCGCAATAATTTCAGTATATTCATACTCATTCGGACTTTGTTTCACCAAAGGATATCTTTCTCCACCCAACTCAATATAATCTTGTTCGCAATCCGGCTTAGATGAATAATACGTAAGCACATATTCTCTACCAATTCTCTCTGTCATTTCTGCTTCAACTTCACCCCGCCACTGAGTCTTAGTAACTAAAACTATCAACTGATTCGCTAATTGGGGAATTGTCTTCGCAATGTGTCGCCGCGAATTCTCATCTAAACTACCGAAGGGTGAATCCATGACAATTGGGAAAGTGCTACTATCGGGAATCATCATCATTTTCCGCTTTTCACTCCATTCCCGTACTTTGTCAATGATGCTGGCAATAAAGGATAAACTGAGAATCTGATTTTCCCCAGTGGATGCTGCAACTGGTGCTTCTACACCTGTGGTATTTTCTACTAATGTCAGTTCATATTTTTCACTAATTTTAGGAATGTATGGAGTTACAGAAATCTCCGTGAATATTTCTTGTACTCGCTTTTCTAGTTGCAGGCGAAATTGTTGTTCTTGACGATTTCTAACTTCCGTTAACCGTTCAATTGCATCTTGAGTGGCGTTAATTCGTCGCTGTGCTAGAGTTTGCTTGTCTTCATTCAGCTTTTGCTTTGCAATTTGTTTATTTAAACCTTCAATCTCAGTTGTGAGTTGAGCAATTTGCTGCTGATTTGCACCCTGTTCTCGATTCAATTCATCAATTTTACTTTCAATTTCATCTAAGCGTTTTTGTAAACTGCTAATTTCTTCATTAGCATCTTTTCGCAACCGTTCTTGAATATTGTCTAAATCGCCTTCAATTTGAGATATACTTTGCCTTAACTGATTAATTCTGGCTTGTTCTCTATCAACTTCTTCCCAAAAACCTATGGCTTGCTTATCAATTTCATCTACTTGTGCGCTCATGCGAATTGCAGTTTCTTCCACCGCCGAGGAACCGGCTTTATTTAACCAAGTACTCACATGAGTATGAGAATGATTACCCGCGTGCAATTCTGCGCCACAAATACAGCGCTGAGAATTGAGTAAATCATTCACAAATTCCCGCGAAATTCCTGATGTTAACTCGCCTCTCTGCTTCAAATCATTGATAATTCCTCGAAACTGGGATGTAGTTTCTGAGAGTAAAACGGTATAACCCCGCGCGGAAATAACTTTTTTCAGCGCTTCCTTGTTTTTTTTATATTCTTCTTGATTCGCAACTTTCTGCGATTCTAAATCCTGCCATCTTTCTTGCAATTCCTTAGCAGCACTTAATTCTCGCAAACGGTTACTTGTCTCTTTTTTAAAAGTTTGTTGATATTCTAACTCTTCTTTAATTTCTGTTTGCCGTTTAGTAATACGTTCACGTTCGCGTTCTAACTTTTCTTGCTGTCGTAATAGTTGTTTAGTTTCAGAATCCCCAATAGCTTTTAACTCATTTTCTAGAGTTTTTTTAGCATCTCCCAAATGTCTGATGGAACGGTTGATTACTTCTACACCCAAGAAAATTTTTGTAGCTTCAGCAATTTCAGCTTTTTTATCAGAACGGACTATTTCTTCAATTCGTTCGCCGTCAAAGAAAAAATATTGATGTAAAGTAGCGGGTAAAATTTGATTAATTATATCGTCTGGTTGCTGAGTTGGTATATTCCATTTGCCATCATCCGCACCAACCCACATAGTTAATTGAGTTTTGCCAGCGTCAAAATCACCTTCGTTTTTATAACCCCGACAGGCGCGTTTAACTCGATAGCGTTTACCTTCATGTTCCCAGCCAATTTCTACCCAACATTCTACAGCTTGACCTTTTTTAGTTTCTGCGATCGCACGCTTATTTACCAACTGCTCTATCGATGCAAAG harbors:
- the dndC gene encoding DNA phosphorothioation system sulfurtransferase DndC, producing MTTAQQPENKVQQARTVAELVDSIQALTTEIQELYCLDEIPWVVGYSGGKDSTATLQLIWNAIAGLPVEKRKKTIHVITTDTLVENPVVSVWVRKSLERMRVTAKEQKMPIEPHLLQPEIKETFWVSLIGKGYPTPRGKFRWCTDRLKIHPSNRFIRDVVRVNGEVILVLGTRKAESIKRAISMEKHQAGSLKDRLVSDSSSPTSLLYHSASLPNSLIYSPIEDWRTDEVWIYLNQWQNPWEYSNKDLFTMYRGATADNECPLVVDTSTPSCGDSRFGCWVCTIVTKDKSMEAMIQNDQEKEWMQPLLDIRNELDNRDDRDKRDFRRIWGEVQLFERHVDGEACIEPIHGPYTKYWREHWLRRLLEAQTKTRRTAPENMRDITLITLEEMSEIRRIWLEEKHEFDDSLPRIYQEVTGEEFQDPRPGADYSLLGRDEWIVLEEICEGDAMHLELMAKLLDTERQYRKKTRRVGIYETLEKCFNTSSRSPEDAIKNARLKRELSEAVSQGDVAKVKQMTLGDVAAINEVDEGESESDEQVTWASMKFKKEDLEE
- a CDS encoding DGQHR domain-containing protein; this translates as MKDSTSDPTADIAREYLERENKEKQVLALLLEKFLGRKDQILVQKTQMGGTEAYVSSVTLEWFAGRVHFASGLPLFQKKYNPETDNVEIDADSIDEIQQRPLDWSRQAPLVQYLAARQNHKFPPVLVVINQPWVDNPKAAEWDSEGRATKSTTDFIPLDKDGKVGLLNISEDDVTIYALDGQHRLMGVQGLMELIKTRKLQRYKKDKGVDDSFITVNDLIDKYQVDLAYLQNLPKEKIGIEFICAVAAGETRTQARRRVRSIFVHVNLMAAPLTKGQLTQLNEDDGFAIVARKIAVTHPLLEQRQERNPRVNWNSATVASNSTVLTTLQALQDMSERYLGQKFPHWKPLEKGLIPMRPEDEELEQGIKEFSKLFDSLASLSSYKILEHEDTAALRRFSFEKDGGEGNMLFRPVAQVALAQALGILVFKKGFSLADIFKKLRKFDQQGGFSGMEYPQSLWYGVLYDPNKKRVQVAGRDLAAKLLVYILGGVQEQMERAELRKALADARTVEDKTIGFDGKFVEPKAVGLPPIL
- a CDS encoding HNH endonuclease, with amino-acid sequence MKNIAYYCQTFAELNVSNSRKRGNAKYKPILLLSVIDLIARGVITINEIPVSDELIQIFERYWNVIGSSSYKGGLHYPFFHLQNEGFWYLKFKPEFNGLQPKTINKLKEAVEYAYLDSELFNFLQDEFSRKELIDALVAAFFSDNKNNIETFLQINQTFQDDLVEIEKLIETGNLDINPRLRWKRAVIRNAFFRTAIIHIYDYRCAFCGLKVTKKANQNIVDGAHIKPFSQFYNSKINNGIALCKNHHWAFDRGWFAVDEQYKIIVSNDLEEVSPHAKPMKYFHGETILLPNTEQHFPELEALQWHRQNIFQA
- a CDS encoding DNA phosphorothioation-associated protein 4 produces the protein MAANRIRVAKDKAELVKSLVASKDTTGPFQTYVEIMVFAAALGVKYKKRVPLGETTKREPSPIPQENFASLGYDLIIKLLGINETQDINIVSSREEQDEDKRTQIFEEYANGGLEILQNELRGSVDYSERLLLVLISERGTKEQLEEEFDLSKFLN
- a CDS encoding Uma2 family endonuclease — encoded protein: MVASPDGKYMTAQEYLEWEEHQDIKYEYINGEVFAMTGGTIPHTTIALNLASALKSHLRGSSCRAFMADAKVGVSENGPFHYPDVVVSCDERDRQAIKFIQYPCLIVEVLSPSTEAYDRGRKFIQYRRIQTLQEYVLIDAEKISLDCFRLNERGIWELHPYEEGDEVHLTSVDFHFPISLVYEDVQFSI
- a CDS encoding AAA family ATPase; the protein is MKLTSIKLCNFRSFYGTTPEMILAGGDAQNTTIIHGNNGSGKTSLLNAFTWVLYDKFSAAFASIEQLVNKRAIAETKKGQAVECWVEIGWEHEGKRYRVKRACRGYKNEGDFDAGKTQLTMWVGADDGKWNIPTQQPDDIINQILPATLHQYFFFDGERIEEIVRSDKKAEIAEATKIFLGVEVINRSIRHLGDAKKTLENELKAIGDSETKQLLRQQEKLERERERITKRQTEIKEELEYQQTFKKETSNRLRELSAAKELQERWQDLESQKVANQEEYKKNKEALKKVISARGYTVLLSETTSQFRGIINDLKQRGELTSGISREFVNDLLNSQRCICGAELHAGNHSHTHVSTWLNKAGSSAVEETAIRMSAQVDEIDKQAIGFWEEVDREQARINQLRQSISQIEGDLDNIQERLRKDANEEISSLQKRLDEIESKIDELNREQGANQQQIAQLTTEIEGLNKQIAKQKLNEDKQTLAQRRINATQDAIERLTEVRNRQEQQFRLQLEKRVQEIFTEISVTPYIPKISEKYELTLVENTTGVEAPVAASTGENQILSLSFIASIIDKVREWSEKRKMMMIPDSSTFPIVMDSPFGSLDENSRRHIAKTIPQLANQLIVLVTKTQWRGEVEAEMTERIGREYVLTYYSSKPDCEQDYIELGGERYPLVKQSPNEYEYTEIIAVERNV